In Truepera sp., the sequence TCCTTCCGAAACACTTTGCTTGGGTTGACCACACCTGGCTCGCCAATAGCGTAGATATGATTCATAATAGGACCCATTAGGATCCCATCACATTCTTGGGCACCGACAAGCGTTTCCGGTGGAAGTGTATGGCCGCAGTTCTCATAGGCTTCTAAACCCATGGCCATGTCGACCAAATCCAGACTCGACCCTCCCTGGCGGAGGAGGTCGTCCACCGCCTGCAACACGACTCGAGTCCCCTCGACTACTTCTGGGCCAATGCCATCACCCGCTAGAACGGCGATGCGATAATTTTTCAATCGAAACCCTCCATTCCATTGTTCTCTGAACCCCTAAAGTAGGTTAGCCATCCTTGTCGATCACTCATAAAGGTCGGCCTAATCCCTCCTCTCTTAAAGGCTCGATGACTTTTCCAAGGCTCTTCAGGACCGACAACAGTACGAAGGACTGCGTTCCCTTAATTCCCTGAATACCCCCTACAGTACTAGCGACGAAAGTGAGCATCGCGTTCTTAGAACTAAACTCGCCCAAGGCAACGATGTCAAAACTTCCCGCAGAAATAGCGGCGTAGCGGATGCAATCATCTTCAATCAATGCCTGTGCGGCGGACTTGAGGTACATTGCCTCAACACTGAAACCAATGAAGGCTCGAACTGCTACGTCCCGATTAGGGTTGGCGTACGCTGCTACCTGTATGACTTGCTGCTCAAATAGCCTCTGCAACCGATTTCGTGCAGTTCCGGTCGAGACGCCCAGTTGTGCGGCAAGGAAGGCATAGCTGGCTCGCCCATCCTCTTCTAGAAGCCGGATTAGTTTACTATCTATCGCGTCTAAGGCGCGCTCCGCAATTCGCATTTCTTGCCAACCACTTCACTTTCAAATGAACGTGACCCAAAGCCAGGGCTAAGATGAATAACTACCGCGGTCTCCCACACCGTGTGGTGGGATGGGCAGTAAATCTACTGCCCATCCCACCTAATGTAAGTGCCTAGGCGGTGGCGGCAATCTCCTCCGGCCGCAGCTCACGCGGCCGCTTGATGGTGAGGTCCAGGTTGCGGATTATAGCCTCTACGTCGTAGATCGAGCCGCCCTTAACAGTGAGTCGAACGTCGCTGAATGCCCCGAGGTCGTTGACCGGGTCGCTGTCCATGATGGCTAGGTCAGCCAACTTGCCAACCTCCACAGTTCCGAGATCGTCTTGGAGACCCAGCAGGTCCGCCCCGTTCTTCGTGGCGCACTGGATCACTTCCATGTTCGACAGTCCTCCGGCGGCCATTAGCCGCATCTCATCGACCATCTCCCCAATCACGTCGGTGCCCACGGCCATTTTCACCCCAGCACGAACGGCATGCTTGAAGTGTCCCATTCGTTCAGCCAAATGACCCTTACTGGCATCGATAAGCCACTGCGGCCTGCCGACCTCGTGACCCCGGTATCCTATGATCCAACTCTCGCTCAGTGTAGGCACAAGATAGATTCCCTTCTCGGCCATTAGTTCAGCAGCTTCCTTATCGAGTAGCGCTCCATGCTCAATGCAGTCGACGCCAGCCTCGATTGCGCGCCGAACGGCCACCCCTGGGTGTGCATGAACGGTAGTAAGCCTGTTCGCGTCGTGCGCCTCCTCGATCGCCGCACGCAGTTCGCCCAGCGAGTACTGCGGCGAAAACGGCTCATCTGTGCCCTGGGTGACATATCCACCGCTGGCCATAAGCTTTACGAAATCCGCCCCCAGTTTCAACTGTTCACGCGCTGCACGCCGGACCTCCTCTTCCCCGTCGGCTACCCGGCCTACCTGCCAAGCGTGGCCACCGGTCATTACGAGCGGTTGGCCGCAGGCGAACACCCGCGGCCCCGGAAACTGGCCAGCATTGATGCCGTCACGAAGGTGAATGCCCCCCTGACCCTTGCCACCCAGGTCTCGGATGGTAGTGACGCCTTCGAGCAGGCTGAGCAGCGCATTATGCACACCGCGCAGTGCCAAGGTCACAGGCGGCAGCGCGGCCCGCGACTGAAAGCTACTCGACTGGCGCCTGTTATCGAGGTGATCATGGTGGTTCATAAGCCCTGGCGTGAGATACTTTCCGGAAACATCGACTACCTGCGCGCGCTTAAGCACGTCCACCGCGACATCACCCTCCGAGCCGACGTACGCGATCCGATCGCCTTCTACAACCACGGACTGGTTAGGGACCGGCTTTCTGCCCGTTCCATCGATTACAGTTGCACCTTTGAAAAGTATTGTGCTCATGTTTGATTCTCCTTTGAATCTAGACTAGCAGCAGGTGGGAATCTGCCCGAAAAGTGAGACAGTTGAAGTGGTGGCGGGGTATTGACTATGCGATCTCGTCATTGAGTCTTGACCAAAGTTAGGGTGACCTCCTTAAAAGGGCGTACCAGGAATCGCGTGGCGGCGGCAAAATTGAGGAGCAATCAGATCATGGGTATAGCCCCTTACCTGGCAGGCTTAACTCCTCAGTCGCGGATCCAGAAGATCACGTAATCCGTCCCCAAGGAGATTGAAGCCGAGAATTGCGATAGTGATGGCGATGCCGGCAAACGTAGAGATCCATGGAGCCTGCCAGAGGTAGTCACGGCCGTCCGAGAGGACGGTGCCCCAACTCGATTGCGGTGGCGTTACACCAAGACCAAGGAAGCTTAGGGCCGCCTCGGTATTGATGGCCGTAGCCATTGTCAGAGACCCCATCACCAGCACCGGCCCCAGCAGATTCGGCACCAAGTGTTTGAGGATGATTGAGTAATCTCGCGCACCAAGTGCACTTGCCGCATGGATGAAATCTGCCTCTTTGATGGTCAATGCCGACGCGCGGACAAGCCGGGCGAACATCGGAATCCGGACGATGGCAATCACGAAAATTATATTTATGGTCCCTGGCCCTATCAAGGCTACTAATGCCATGGCCAACACTATGTATGGGAATGCGAACATGACATCAAAAATCCTGGTGCTTATCTCGTCAAACCACCGGCCATAATATGCGGCTGTAGTTCCCCAAACCGTACCGATGGTGGCAGCGCCTAATGTAGACAAGACGGCCACCAGGACCGATATCTGTGAACCGTAGAGGATACGGCTCAAGACGTCGCGCCCGAGGTGGTCGGTTCCGAGCGGATGGGCCCAGCTCGGCGCGAGCAACAACTCCTGCAGATTTATGTGTTCCTCGGAGAACGGCGCCAACCAAGGCGCGAGAAGTACTACCAGCACCAAGCCGATGATAAGACCCAGCGCTGCCAACGTCGTTTTGTCCCGCCGCAATTTTCGTAGCGTTCGGTTTTCGGACTTGACTGCTTCTGTCGGTCCATCCTTGAGTCCCGGGGTGTCTGTACTCTCCTCTCGCATCATATCAGCCGTACTTCACGCGTGGATCAAGGACGGCGTAGAGGAGGTCAATAAGCAGGTTTATGGTGACGAACGCTAGGGCCACAAACAAGATTGTGCCCTGGAGTGTAGGATAATCCCGGCTGTTGATGGCCGCGTATAGTAGCCGCCCCAAGCCGGGTAGGCTGAAGATGATTTCCGTCAGCACCGCTCCGCCTAGGACAGCACCAAGTTGGAGTCCGGCCACGGTAGCAATGGGGATGGCGGCATTCTTGAAAACGTGTTTAGAAAGTACATACAACTTGCTTAGGCCCTTAGCCTCGGCGGTGCGCACGTAATCCTGTCTGATTACGTCTAGCACACTAGAGCGTGTCATGCGCATGAGTAGGGCTGCGAAGGAGGTGCCGAGCGCCACGCAGGGGAGGATGAATGCTTTCCAGCCATGTTGAGCTAACCCTCCGCCGGCAGGCAGAAGCCTTAGGTTTACGGCGAAGACTATTATTAGGACGATTCCCAACCAGAATACAGGCATCGAGATGCCAATCAGCGCTAGTATTCGAAGCCCGCTGTCGATCCATGTCCCTTGTTTGACGGCACTTAGGAAACCTAGTGGAATGGAGATTAGCGTAGCTACCACCATTGCGCCGCCGGCAAGAATCAGTGTGGTCGGCACTCGAGAAACAATTGCTCTCAGTACGGGTTCGCGAGTAGTGTACTGGGTTCCCAGGTCACCTACAAACAGACCGCCTAGCCAGGAGATGTACTGAGCGGGCAGTGGGCGGTCGAGCCCCATCTCCGCTTTCAGCACGGCCGCGCGTTCGGGGGTCCACTCGGTTCCCAGCATGAGCACGATCGGGTCTCCGGGTGCTAAGTGCAAGACCATGAAGACCAGAACGGTCACTCCTACGAGCACGGGGATCATAGTGAACAGCCGTCTGACCAGGAACTCCGCCGTACCCATTAGCCCTCTTTCTGCACTTTAGGCATTGAAGCGCTGATCCCAAGCTTCATAGGCTTCTATGTCCACCAAGTCGTACAGTTGTTTGAAGTTGAGCATTTGCCCGCTTACGGCGGCGTCGGTGCCGTCCCGGCGGATAGCGGTGAGCGCCTCCTGCAAAGCATGAGCCGCTACCAACATGGGGGACATGGCGTAGACCACAAACCGGTATCCGAGGGCGCCGAAACGGCCAAGGCCTAAGCTAGGTGTCTTGCCACCGTGCGTTGCCGTGATCATCTTGGGACCCGGGGCTTCCCTACCAACTGCGACGACCTCCCCCTCGCCCTCCAACGCCATGGGGAAGACCGCATCCGCCCCCGCCTCAAAATACGCGCGGCAACGACGGATTACCTCTTCAAGTCCCAGGATTTCTCTCGCGTCCGTGCGCGCTATGATGACGAAGTCAGGATCACTTCGTGCCGCCACCGCGGCCCTGATCTTCTGCATCATCTCCTCGACTGGCTCGACGTGTTTGCCCGAGAGTTGACCGCACTTCTTTGGGCTCTTCTGATCCTCTATGTGAATACCGGCAGCGCCAGCCTGCTCGAACTCCCGCACAGTGCGGCGCATATTGATTACATTCCCGTAACCAGTATCAGCGTCCGCGATCAACGGTACTTCTACCGCGGTGCAGATCTCCCGGACACGCTGCAGCACCTCGGTCATGGTTATGAGACCTAAATCTGGGTAACCAAGACTACACGAAATGCCGGCACCAGTAGCGTGTACAACAGGAAAGCCGGACCGCATTGCGCAGCGGGCTGAAAGGCCGTCATACACTCCTGGAACAGCGTAGGCGACATCTTCACTTAGGATCGCCCTGAGCGCGGCTCTCGAATTAACCGACATCCTGGCACCCCTGTCCTGCGGTGGATTCACGTGATTGCGACCGCACGGACAGGCGAACCGTCTATGCCCACGAACGGTAGGGGGAAGAAGGCCACTGTAACACGCTGTCCAGCGATAACTTCAAGATTCATTAGTTGTTCCACGATGACAATGTCGTTCTTAAGAAGGTGGTAATGAACAGGTTCGGTTGGCTTCGCCTTGTTCGTCTGTCTGTCTGCCAGCGAGAGTGCCGGACTCAGCTTGGGGTGTCGCACCGCGAAGCAGTCAATGCCCACTGCCTTGATTTTCTTCTCAACCAACCAAACGGCGGCGCTCTCGACCAGTCCCGGGTGATTCACGGCAAGGTAGTCAGCCTGCCTCGGCTCAGTCCAGAAGTACTTGCCCCAGCCCGTATGTAGCAAGACGATGTCACCTTCTCGCACCTCTTGGCCAACGCGCTCTAAGTCTTCTGCGGTTATCTCCCCGAGCTCGCCCTTCGGAACGTCCACCACGATGGCCTCACCGTAAAAGCTCTCGAGAGGGAGTTCGTCAATGGCTTTACCATCTTCAAAAACGTGTTTAGGTGCATCCACGTGTGTATTAGTATGCGTCGTGAGAGAAAACTCAGTGACGCGACGGCCATCTCGCGGCATGGTGTAAAGCGGGTGATACCTGACCCGATTCCCAATGGTAGGGTACTGCGCCCCCCTGTAAGTAGAGTCAAGTGGACATGAAAGGTCAATGATTTTCATAGCTGCTCCTTAGGGCTGGCTCCGACGGTATTGGGGAGAGAGCGCTCCCCCCAGAGCGCTTCCCTCCCAATGCGTTACTCGGGCTATTTAACGGCCTTCCATCCAGACCTCGGTAAACGAGGGGAGGTTCACGGGCGAGGGAACAAAGCCGTGGACGGCGCTGCTCACGACGTTCACGGTATCCCAGAAGTTGAGGACCAGTTGTGGAGCATCTTCAAGGATCAACCGGTTGGCTTCGTCATAGAGCACCTTGGCCTCCGCTCGCTGGTCGGCGTTGTAATCCGACAGCTTACTGGCCTGGTTGAGCAGGTCCTCCACGCGTGCGTTGTCGAGACCGTCCACGTTATAGCGACTACGGTTGAGTGGGCCCTTACTATCATATTGGTACCACGAGAACTCAAAAGCCGTACCGCGGAGGGGCGTAATACGGTACATAGCAGCATCCCCGAGCCACTCCGCCTGTGGTCCAGCTGTCATCGCGGAGGCACTGGTGTACTCCAGTTGGACAATCTTCATGTCTATGCCAGCCTCGGCAAGTTGACGTTGGATCAGAGTCGCCTGGTTGACAAACAGCGGCTCATTGAGCGGCACCAAAGTGAACCGGAGCGGGTTATTTTTGTCGTAACCGGCCTCAACAAGCAGTTCGCGGGCTTGCTCTACGTCACGCTCGACCACAATCGTAGGGTCGTGAGCCCAGTGGTAGGGCGGAAAGATCGAGCCGCCAAGGCTCCCGCGGCCGCCCAACACCCCGTCAATGAGAGCTTGACGGTCAA encodes:
- a CDS encoding Lrp/AsnC family transcriptional regulator — its product is MRIAERALDAIDSKLIRLLEEDGRASYAFLAAQLGVSTGTARNRLQRLFEQQVIQVAAYANPNRDVAVRAFIGFSVEAMYLKSAAQALIEDDCIRYAAISAGSFDIVALGEFSSKNAMLTFVASTVGGIQGIKGTQSFVLLSVLKSLGKVIEPLREEGLGRPL
- a CDS encoding amidohydrolase family protein, translated to MSTILFKGATVIDGTGRKPVPNQSVVVEGDRIAYVGSEGDVAVDVLKRAQVVDVSGKYLTPGLMNHHDHLDNRRQSSSFQSRAALPPVTLALRGVHNALLSLLEGVTTIRDLGGKGQGGIHLRDGINAGQFPGPRVFACGQPLVMTGGHAWQVGRVADGEEEVRRAAREQLKLGADFVKLMASGGYVTQGTDEPFSPQYSLGELRAAIEEAHDANRLTTVHAHPGVAVRRAIEAGVDCIEHGALLDKEAAELMAEKGIYLVPTLSESWIIGYRGHEVGRPQWLIDASKGHLAERMGHFKHAVRAGVKMAVGTDVIGEMVDEMRLMAAGGLSNMEVIQCATKNGADLLGLQDDLGTVEVGKLADLAIMDSDPVNDLGAFSDVRLTVKGGSIYDVEAIIRNLDLTIKRPRELRPEEIAATA
- a CDS encoding ABC transporter permease — protein: MMREESTDTPGLKDGPTEAVKSENRTLRKLRRDKTTLAALGLIIGLVLVVLLAPWLAPFSEEHINLQELLLAPSWAHPLGTDHLGRDVLSRILYGSQISVLVAVLSTLGAATIGTVWGTTAAYYGRWFDEISTRIFDVMFAFPYIVLAMALVALIGPGTINIIFVIAIVRIPMFARLVRASALTIKEADFIHAASALGARDYSIILKHLVPNLLGPVLVMGSLTMATAINTEAALSFLGLGVTPPQSSWGTVLSDGRDYLWQAPWISTFAGIAITIAILGFNLLGDGLRDLLDPRLRS
- a CDS encoding ABC transporter permease; translated protein: MGTAEFLVRRLFTMIPVLVGVTVLVFMVLHLAPGDPIVLMLGTEWTPERAAVLKAEMGLDRPLPAQYISWLGGLFVGDLGTQYTTREPVLRAIVSRVPTTLILAGGAMVVATLISIPLGFLSAVKQGTWIDSGLRILALIGISMPVFWLGIVLIIVFAVNLRLLPAGGGLAQHGWKAFILPCVALGTSFAALLMRMTRSSVLDVIRQDYVRTAEAKGLSKLYVLSKHVFKNAAIPIATVAGLQLGAVLGGAVLTEIIFSLPGLGRLLYAAINSRDYPTLQGTILFVALAFVTINLLIDLLYAVLDPRVKYG
- a CDS encoding oxaloacetate decarboxylase, encoding MSVNSRAALRAILSEDVAYAVPGVYDGLSARCAMRSGFPVVHATGAGISCSLGYPDLGLITMTEVLQRVREICTAVEVPLIADADTGYGNVINMRRTVREFEQAGAAGIHIEDQKSPKKCGQLSGKHVEPVEEMMQKIRAAVAARSDPDFVIIARTDAREILGLEEVIRRCRAYFEAGADAVFPMALEGEGEVVAVGREAPGPKMITATHGGKTPSLGLGRFGALGYRFVVYAMSPMLVAAHALQEALTAIRRDGTDAAVSGQMLNFKQLYDLVDIEAYEAWDQRFNA
- a CDS encoding cyclase family protein codes for the protein MKIIDLSCPLDSTYRGAQYPTIGNRVRYHPLYTMPRDGRRVTEFSLTTHTNTHVDAPKHVFEDGKAIDELPLESFYGEAIVVDVPKGELGEITAEDLERVGQEVREGDIVLLHTGWGKYFWTEPRQADYLAVNHPGLVESAAVWLVEKKIKAVGIDCFAVRHPKLSPALSLADRQTNKAKPTEPVHYHLLKNDIVIVEQLMNLEVIAGQRVTVAFFPLPFVGIDGSPVRAVAIT